From the genome of Nasonia vitripennis strain AsymCx chromosome 1, Nvit_psr_1.1, whole genome shotgun sequence, one region includes:
- the LOC100114841 gene encoding glucose transporter type 1 isoform X10, which yields MSEQRSFRPINQLWGGAASTDADSECLYEEISGPSAEDSASSVCVHPAQAAAAAAQQRSVRRSRKLEQHASRPKRSAEASADHHHHQQPRHRAQSSQQQHALRPSSINYQGEIGGLEARQRQASTFKLTRGRSAAARYLQTTTTTTTTTHYQQPPGFGGPPSLAGAASHSTAPRIPRHGVRPARHHFGPRGSFSNETQEEVQEEDEATLRELLISLQKQVSVMSMNLSAKLDELQRGDRQLETTVALCEIRTQLQELTKSVESCQSEVSEVKRDMVAIKHELDTVQQVKEEIEELRSYVDRLEESSHRRKLRLLEQIFSFISCGLTFFLSYAILAAVLGMLQFGYNTGVINAPEKNIEYFMKDVYKDRYGEDISEDSVQRLYSLAVSIFAIGGMLGGFSGGIIANRFGRKGGLLLNNVVGILGACLMGCTKIAHSYEMLFVGRFVIGVNCGLNTSLVPMYISEIAPLNLRGGLGTVNQLAVTIGLLVSQVLGIEQILGTNDGWPVLLGLAICPAVLQLLLLPFCPESPRYLLITKKWEEEARKALRKLRASNQVDEDIEEMKAEEHAQQAEATISMSELICSPTLRSPLIIGVVMQLSQQLSGINAVFYYSTDLFTTSGLPHERAKFATIGIGIIMVIMTLVSIPLMDRTGRRTLHLYGLGGMFIFSIFITISFLIKEFFGYVQEMIDWMSYLAVVSILGFVVFFAVGPGSIPWMITAELFSQGPRPAAMSIAVLVNWIANFLVGICFPSMKNHLENYTFLPFSAFLAVFWIFTYKRVPETKNKTFEEILALFRHGNGRKWRNFVHDTVLSYGSCFVERRAYL from the exons ATGTCCGAGCAGCGCAGCTTCAGGCCAATAAACCAGCTGTGGGGAGGCGCTGCATCGACGGACGCAGACTCGGAGTGCCTGTACGAGGAGATAAGCGGCCCCTCGGCCGAGGACTCGGCTTCCTCCGTCTGCGTGCATCCGGCCCAGGCGGCAGCCGCAGCGGCCCAGCAGCGCAGCGTCAGGCGCAGCCGGAAACTGGAGCAACACGCCAGCAGGCCGAAGCGCTCAGCAGAGGCCTCAGCCGATCACCACCATCATCAGCAGCCGCGGCATCGCGCACAGAG cagccagcagcagcatgcGCTGCGACCCAGCAGCATCAATTACCAGGGCGAGATCGGTGGTCTCGAGGCTCGTCAAAGACAGGCGTCAACGTTCAAGCTGACGAGGGGGCGCTCCGCGGCAGCTCGCTACCTCCagaccacgacgacgacgaccacgACCACGCATTACCAGCAGCCTCCGGGCTTCGGCGGCCCGCCCAGCCTCGCCGGAGCCGCTAGCCATTCGACGGCGCCGCGCATACCCCGTCACGGCGTCAGGCCGGCACGACACCACTTCGGACCACGCGGATCCTTCAGTAATGAGACGCAGGAAGAGGTACAGGAGGAAGACGAGGCTACTCTCAGAGAGCTGCTAATAAG TCTGCAGAAGCAGGTGAGCGTGATGAGCATGAACCTGAGCGCGAAGCTGGACGAGCTGCAGCGCGGCGACCGCCAACTCGAGACGACCGTCGCGCTCTGCGAGATCCGCACGCAGCTCCAGGAGCTCACCAAGAGCGTCGAATCCTGCCAGAGCGAGGTCAGCGAGGTCAAGCGGGACATGGTGGCTATCAAG CACGAGTTGGATACCGTTCAGCAAGTGAAGGAAGAAATAGAGGAACTGCGGTCGTACGTGGATCGACTGGAGGAAAGCTCGCACCGAAGGAAACTTAGGCTTCTAGAGCAG attttttcatttatttcttGT GGGTTGACGTTCTTCCTGTCGTATGCGATACTGGCAGCAGTCCTGGGAATGCTGCAGTTCGGATATAACACTGGAGTTATAAATGCGCCAGAAAag AACATCGAATACTTCATGAAAGATGTGTACAAGGATCGATATGGCGAGGACATTTCCGAAGACTCGGTGCAGAGGCTATACTCGCTGGCAGTCAGCATATTCGCAATCGGAGGAATGCTCGGGGGCTTCAGTGGAGGGATCATTGCCAACAGATTTGGCAG GAAGGGCGGACTGCTGCTGAACAACGTTGTGGGTATCCTGGGTGCCTGCCTGATGGGCTGCACTAAGATCGCCCACTCGTACGAGATGCTGTTCGTGGGGCGTTTCGTCATCGGCGTTAACTGCGGCCTCAACACGTCCCTCGTGCCCATGTACATATCGGAGATAGCGCCGCTAAATCTGCGCGGCGGCCTTGGCACGGTCAATCAGCTCGCGGTCACCATCGGCCTACTCGTCTCCCAGGTCCTCGGCATCGAGCAGATCCTCGGCACCAACGACGGCTGGCCCGTGCTGCTCGGCCTCGCCATCTGTCCGGCTgtgctgcagctgctgctgctgcccttCTGCCCCGAGTCGCCTAG GTATTTGCTCATTACGAAGAAGTGGGAGGAGGAGGCGCGCAAGGCTCTGAGGAAGTTGCGGGCGAGCAATCAGGTGGACGAGGACATAGAGGAGATGAAGGCCGAGGAGCATGCCCAGCAGGCAGAGGCCACCATCTCCATGTCCGAGCTCATCTGCAGCCCGACCCTGAGGTCACCCCTCATCATTGGCGTCGTCATGCAGCTGTCGCAGCAGCTCTCCGGTATCAACGCT GTTTTCTACTACTCGACGGACCTGTTCACGACGTCGGGCCTGCCGCACGAGCGCGCCAAGTTCGCGACAATCGGCATCGGCATCATCATGGTCATCATGACCCTCGTCTCCATTCCACTGATGGACCGCACCGGCAGGCGGACTCTGCACCTCTACGGCCTCGGCGGCATGTTTATCTTTTCCATATTCATCACTATTTCGTTCCTTATAAAG GAGTTTTTTGGTTACGTACAGGAAATGATAGACTGGATGTCGTACCTGGCGGTCGTCTCGATCCTCGGCTTCGTCGTGTTCTTCGCGGTGGGGCCGGGCTCGATACCCTGGATGATTACGGCCGAGCTGTTTTCCCAGGGCCCGAGGCCTGCAGCCATGTCCATAGCGGTCCTCGTCAATTGGATAGCCAACTTCCTCGTTGGAATTTGCTTCCCAAGCATGAAG AACCACCTCGAAAATTACACGTTCCTACCGTTCAGTGCATTCCTAGCGGTCTTTTGGATCTTCACGTACAAGAGGGTCCCCGAAACCAAGAATAAGACCTTCGAAGAGATTCTAGCATTGTTCAGGCATGGTAATGGCAG
- the LOC100114841 gene encoding glucose transporter type 1 isoform X12 encodes MSEQRSFRPINQLWGGAASTDADSECLYEEISGPSAEDSASSVCVHPAQAAAAAAQQRSVRRSRKLEQHASRPKRSAEASADHHHHQQPRHRAQSSQQQHALRPSSINYQGEIGGLEARQRQASTFKLTRGRSAAARYLQTTTTTTTTTHYQQPPGFGGPPSLAGAASHSTAPRIPRHGVRPARHHFGPRGSFSNETQEEVQEEDEATLRELLISLQKQVSVMSMNLSAKLDELQRGDRQLETTVALCEIRTQLQELTKSVESCQSEVSEVKRDMVAIKHELDTVQQVKEEIEELRSYVDRLEESSHRRKLRLLEQIFSFISCGLTFFLSYAILAAVLGMLQFGYNTGVINAPEKNIEYFMKDVYKDRYGEDISEDSVQRLYSLAVSIFAIGGMLGGFSGGIIANRFGRKGGLLLNNVVGILGACLMGCTKIAHSYEMLFVGRFVIGVNCGLNTSLVPMYISEIAPLNLRGGLGTVNQLAVTIGLLVSQVLGIEQILGTNDGWPVLLGLAICPAVLQLLLLPFCPESPRYLLITKKWEEEARKALRKLRASNQVDEDIEEMKAEEHAQQAEATISMSELICSPTLRSPLIIGVVMQLSQQLSGINAVFYYSTDLFTTSGLPHERAKFATIGIGIIMVIMTLVSIPLMDRTGRRTLHLYGLGGMFIFSIFITISFLIKEMIDWMSYLAVVSILGFVVFFAVGPGSIPWMITAELFSQGPRPAAMSIAVLVNWIANFLVGICFPSMKNHLENYTFLPFSAFLAVFWIFTYKRVPETKNKTFEEILALFRHGNGRFDR; translated from the exons ATGTCCGAGCAGCGCAGCTTCAGGCCAATAAACCAGCTGTGGGGAGGCGCTGCATCGACGGACGCAGACTCGGAGTGCCTGTACGAGGAGATAAGCGGCCCCTCGGCCGAGGACTCGGCTTCCTCCGTCTGCGTGCATCCGGCCCAGGCGGCAGCCGCAGCGGCCCAGCAGCGCAGCGTCAGGCGCAGCCGGAAACTGGAGCAACACGCCAGCAGGCCGAAGCGCTCAGCAGAGGCCTCAGCCGATCACCACCATCATCAGCAGCCGCGGCATCGCGCACAGAG cagccagcagcagcatgcGCTGCGACCCAGCAGCATCAATTACCAGGGCGAGATCGGTGGTCTCGAGGCTCGTCAAAGACAGGCGTCAACGTTCAAGCTGACGAGGGGGCGCTCCGCGGCAGCTCGCTACCTCCagaccacgacgacgacgaccacgACCACGCATTACCAGCAGCCTCCGGGCTTCGGCGGCCCGCCCAGCCTCGCCGGAGCCGCTAGCCATTCGACGGCGCCGCGCATACCCCGTCACGGCGTCAGGCCGGCACGACACCACTTCGGACCACGCGGATCCTTCAGTAATGAGACGCAGGAAGAGGTACAGGAGGAAGACGAGGCTACTCTCAGAGAGCTGCTAATAAG TCTGCAGAAGCAGGTGAGCGTGATGAGCATGAACCTGAGCGCGAAGCTGGACGAGCTGCAGCGCGGCGACCGCCAACTCGAGACGACCGTCGCGCTCTGCGAGATCCGCACGCAGCTCCAGGAGCTCACCAAGAGCGTCGAATCCTGCCAGAGCGAGGTCAGCGAGGTCAAGCGGGACATGGTGGCTATCAAG CACGAGTTGGATACCGTTCAGCAAGTGAAGGAAGAAATAGAGGAACTGCGGTCGTACGTGGATCGACTGGAGGAAAGCTCGCACCGAAGGAAACTTAGGCTTCTAGAGCAG attttttcatttatttcttGT GGGTTGACGTTCTTCCTGTCGTATGCGATACTGGCAGCAGTCCTGGGAATGCTGCAGTTCGGATATAACACTGGAGTTATAAATGCGCCAGAAAag AACATCGAATACTTCATGAAAGATGTGTACAAGGATCGATATGGCGAGGACATTTCCGAAGACTCGGTGCAGAGGCTATACTCGCTGGCAGTCAGCATATTCGCAATCGGAGGAATGCTCGGGGGCTTCAGTGGAGGGATCATTGCCAACAGATTTGGCAG GAAGGGCGGACTGCTGCTGAACAACGTTGTGGGTATCCTGGGTGCCTGCCTGATGGGCTGCACTAAGATCGCCCACTCGTACGAGATGCTGTTCGTGGGGCGTTTCGTCATCGGCGTTAACTGCGGCCTCAACACGTCCCTCGTGCCCATGTACATATCGGAGATAGCGCCGCTAAATCTGCGCGGCGGCCTTGGCACGGTCAATCAGCTCGCGGTCACCATCGGCCTACTCGTCTCCCAGGTCCTCGGCATCGAGCAGATCCTCGGCACCAACGACGGCTGGCCCGTGCTGCTCGGCCTCGCCATCTGTCCGGCTgtgctgcagctgctgctgctgcccttCTGCCCCGAGTCGCCTAG GTATTTGCTCATTACGAAGAAGTGGGAGGAGGAGGCGCGCAAGGCTCTGAGGAAGTTGCGGGCGAGCAATCAGGTGGACGAGGACATAGAGGAGATGAAGGCCGAGGAGCATGCCCAGCAGGCAGAGGCCACCATCTCCATGTCCGAGCTCATCTGCAGCCCGACCCTGAGGTCACCCCTCATCATTGGCGTCGTCATGCAGCTGTCGCAGCAGCTCTCCGGTATCAACGCT GTTTTCTACTACTCGACGGACCTGTTCACGACGTCGGGCCTGCCGCACGAGCGCGCCAAGTTCGCGACAATCGGCATCGGCATCATCATGGTCATCATGACCCTCGTCTCCATTCCACTGATGGACCGCACCGGCAGGCGGACTCTGCACCTCTACGGCCTCGGCGGCATGTTTATCTTTTCCATATTCATCACTATTTCGTTCCTTATAAAG GAAATGATAGACTGGATGTCGTACCTGGCGGTCGTCTCGATCCTCGGCTTCGTCGTGTTCTTCGCGGTGGGGCCGGGCTCGATACCCTGGATGATTACGGCCGAGCTGTTTTCCCAGGGCCCGAGGCCTGCAGCCATGTCCATAGCGGTCCTCGTCAATTGGATAGCCAACTTCCTCGTTGGAATTTGCTTCCCAAGCATGAAG AACCACCTCGAAAATTACACGTTCCTACCGTTCAGTGCATTCCTAGCGGTCTTTTGGATCTTCACGTACAAGAGGGTCCCCGAAACCAAGAATAAGACCTTCGAAGAGATTCTAGCATTGTTCAGGCATGGTAATGGCAG gtTTGATCGATGA
- the LOC100114841 gene encoding glucose transporter type 1 isoform X9, which translates to MSEQRSFRPINQLWGGAASTDADSECLYEEISGPSAEDSASSVCVHPAQAAAAAAQQRSVRRSRKLEQHASRPKRSAEASADHHHHQQPRHRAQSSQQQHALRPSSINYQGEIGGLEARQRQASTFKLTRGRSAAARYLQTTTTTTTTTHYQQPPGFGGPPSLAGAASHSTAPRIPRHGVRPARHHFGPRGSFSNETQEEVQEEDEATLRELLISLQKQVSVMSMNLSAKLDELQRGDRQLETTVALCEIRTQLQELTKSVESCQSEVSEVKRDMVAIKHELDTVQQVKEEIEELRSYVDRLEESSHRRKLRLLEQIFSFISCGLTFFLSYAILAAVLGMLQFGYNTGVINAPEKNIEYFMKDVYKDRYGEDISEDSVQRLYSLAVSIFAIGGMLGGFSGGIIANRFGRKGGLLLNNVVGILGACLMGCTKIAHSYEMLFVGRFVIGVNCGLNTSLVPMYISEIAPLNLRGGLGTVNQLAVTIGLLVSQVLGIEQILGTNDGWPVLLGLAICPAVLQLLLLPFCPESPRYLLITKKWEEEARKALRKLRASNQVDEDIEEMKAEEHAQQAEATISMSELICSPTLRSPLIIGVVMQLSQQLSGINAVFYYSTDLFTTSGLPHERAKFATIGIGIIMVIMTLVSIPLMDRTGRRTLHLYGLGGMFIFSIFITISFLIKEFFGYVQEMIDWMSYLAVVSILGFVVFFAVGPGSIPWMITAELFSQGPRPAAMSIAVLVNWIANFLVGICFPSMKNHLENYTFLPFSAFLAVFWIFTYKRVPETKNKTFEEILALFRHGNGRSSVRDSIVYGDEEFATNSSRETILSDATTANNISTLPLIVHNNS; encoded by the exons ATGTCCGAGCAGCGCAGCTTCAGGCCAATAAACCAGCTGTGGGGAGGCGCTGCATCGACGGACGCAGACTCGGAGTGCCTGTACGAGGAGATAAGCGGCCCCTCGGCCGAGGACTCGGCTTCCTCCGTCTGCGTGCATCCGGCCCAGGCGGCAGCCGCAGCGGCCCAGCAGCGCAGCGTCAGGCGCAGCCGGAAACTGGAGCAACACGCCAGCAGGCCGAAGCGCTCAGCAGAGGCCTCAGCCGATCACCACCATCATCAGCAGCCGCGGCATCGCGCACAGAG cagccagcagcagcatgcGCTGCGACCCAGCAGCATCAATTACCAGGGCGAGATCGGTGGTCTCGAGGCTCGTCAAAGACAGGCGTCAACGTTCAAGCTGACGAGGGGGCGCTCCGCGGCAGCTCGCTACCTCCagaccacgacgacgacgaccacgACCACGCATTACCAGCAGCCTCCGGGCTTCGGCGGCCCGCCCAGCCTCGCCGGAGCCGCTAGCCATTCGACGGCGCCGCGCATACCCCGTCACGGCGTCAGGCCGGCACGACACCACTTCGGACCACGCGGATCCTTCAGTAATGAGACGCAGGAAGAGGTACAGGAGGAAGACGAGGCTACTCTCAGAGAGCTGCTAATAAG TCTGCAGAAGCAGGTGAGCGTGATGAGCATGAACCTGAGCGCGAAGCTGGACGAGCTGCAGCGCGGCGACCGCCAACTCGAGACGACCGTCGCGCTCTGCGAGATCCGCACGCAGCTCCAGGAGCTCACCAAGAGCGTCGAATCCTGCCAGAGCGAGGTCAGCGAGGTCAAGCGGGACATGGTGGCTATCAAG CACGAGTTGGATACCGTTCAGCAAGTGAAGGAAGAAATAGAGGAACTGCGGTCGTACGTGGATCGACTGGAGGAAAGCTCGCACCGAAGGAAACTTAGGCTTCTAGAGCAG attttttcatttatttcttGT GGGTTGACGTTCTTCCTGTCGTATGCGATACTGGCAGCAGTCCTGGGAATGCTGCAGTTCGGATATAACACTGGAGTTATAAATGCGCCAGAAAag AACATCGAATACTTCATGAAAGATGTGTACAAGGATCGATATGGCGAGGACATTTCCGAAGACTCGGTGCAGAGGCTATACTCGCTGGCAGTCAGCATATTCGCAATCGGAGGAATGCTCGGGGGCTTCAGTGGAGGGATCATTGCCAACAGATTTGGCAG GAAGGGCGGACTGCTGCTGAACAACGTTGTGGGTATCCTGGGTGCCTGCCTGATGGGCTGCACTAAGATCGCCCACTCGTACGAGATGCTGTTCGTGGGGCGTTTCGTCATCGGCGTTAACTGCGGCCTCAACACGTCCCTCGTGCCCATGTACATATCGGAGATAGCGCCGCTAAATCTGCGCGGCGGCCTTGGCACGGTCAATCAGCTCGCGGTCACCATCGGCCTACTCGTCTCCCAGGTCCTCGGCATCGAGCAGATCCTCGGCACCAACGACGGCTGGCCCGTGCTGCTCGGCCTCGCCATCTGTCCGGCTgtgctgcagctgctgctgctgcccttCTGCCCCGAGTCGCCTAG GTATTTGCTCATTACGAAGAAGTGGGAGGAGGAGGCGCGCAAGGCTCTGAGGAAGTTGCGGGCGAGCAATCAGGTGGACGAGGACATAGAGGAGATGAAGGCCGAGGAGCATGCCCAGCAGGCAGAGGCCACCATCTCCATGTCCGAGCTCATCTGCAGCCCGACCCTGAGGTCACCCCTCATCATTGGCGTCGTCATGCAGCTGTCGCAGCAGCTCTCCGGTATCAACGCT GTTTTCTACTACTCGACGGACCTGTTCACGACGTCGGGCCTGCCGCACGAGCGCGCCAAGTTCGCGACAATCGGCATCGGCATCATCATGGTCATCATGACCCTCGTCTCCATTCCACTGATGGACCGCACCGGCAGGCGGACTCTGCACCTCTACGGCCTCGGCGGCATGTTTATCTTTTCCATATTCATCACTATTTCGTTCCTTATAAAG GAGTTTTTTGGTTACGTACAGGAAATGATAGACTGGATGTCGTACCTGGCGGTCGTCTCGATCCTCGGCTTCGTCGTGTTCTTCGCGGTGGGGCCGGGCTCGATACCCTGGATGATTACGGCCGAGCTGTTTTCCCAGGGCCCGAGGCCTGCAGCCATGTCCATAGCGGTCCTCGTCAATTGGATAGCCAACTTCCTCGTTGGAATTTGCTTCCCAAGCATGAAG AACCACCTCGAAAATTACACGTTCCTACCGTTCAGTGCATTCCTAGCGGTCTTTTGGATCTTCACGTACAAGAGGGTCCCCGAAACCAAGAATAAGACCTTCGAAGAGATTCTAGCATTGTTCAGGCATGGTAATGGCAG
- the LOC100114841 gene encoding glucose transporter type 1 isoform X11: MSEQRSFRPINQLWGGAASTDADSECLYEEISGPSAEDSASSVCVHPAQAAAAAAQQRSVRRSRKLEQHASRPKRSAEASADHHHHQQPRHRAQSSQQQHALRPSSINYQGEIGGLEARQRQASTFKLTRGRSAAARYLQTTTTTTTTTHYQQPPGFGGPPSLAGAASHSTAPRIPRHGVRPARHHFGPRGSFSNETQEEVQEEDEATLRELLISLQKQVSVMSMNLSAKLDELQRGDRQLETTVALCEIRTQLQELTKSVESCQSEVSEVKRDMVAIKHELDTVQQVKEEIEELRSYVDRLEESSHRRKLRLLEQIFSFISCGLTFFLSYAILAAVLGMLQFGYNTGVINAPEKNIEYFMKDVYKDRYGEDISEDSVQRLYSLAVSIFAIGGMLGGFSGGIIANRFGRKGGLLLNNVVGILGACLMGCTKIAHSYEMLFVGRFVIGVNCGLNTSLVPMYISEIAPLNLRGGLGTVNQLAVTIGLLVSQVLGIEQILGTNDGWPVLLGLAICPAVLQLLLLPFCPESPRYLLITKKWEEEARKALRKLRASNQVDEDIEEMKAEEHAQQAEATISMSELICSPTLRSPLIIGVVMQLSQQLSGINAVFYYSTDLFTTSGLPHERAKFATIGIGIIMVIMTLVSIPLMDRTGRRTLHLYGLGGMFIFSIFITISFLIKEFFGYVQEMIDWMSYLAVVSILGFVVFFAVGPGSIPWMITAELFSQGPRPAAMSIAVLVNWIANFLVGICFPSMKNHLENYTFLPFSAFLAVFWIFTYKRVPETKNKTFEEILALFRHGNGRFDR, from the exons ATGTCCGAGCAGCGCAGCTTCAGGCCAATAAACCAGCTGTGGGGAGGCGCTGCATCGACGGACGCAGACTCGGAGTGCCTGTACGAGGAGATAAGCGGCCCCTCGGCCGAGGACTCGGCTTCCTCCGTCTGCGTGCATCCGGCCCAGGCGGCAGCCGCAGCGGCCCAGCAGCGCAGCGTCAGGCGCAGCCGGAAACTGGAGCAACACGCCAGCAGGCCGAAGCGCTCAGCAGAGGCCTCAGCCGATCACCACCATCATCAGCAGCCGCGGCATCGCGCACAGAG cagccagcagcagcatgcGCTGCGACCCAGCAGCATCAATTACCAGGGCGAGATCGGTGGTCTCGAGGCTCGTCAAAGACAGGCGTCAACGTTCAAGCTGACGAGGGGGCGCTCCGCGGCAGCTCGCTACCTCCagaccacgacgacgacgaccacgACCACGCATTACCAGCAGCCTCCGGGCTTCGGCGGCCCGCCCAGCCTCGCCGGAGCCGCTAGCCATTCGACGGCGCCGCGCATACCCCGTCACGGCGTCAGGCCGGCACGACACCACTTCGGACCACGCGGATCCTTCAGTAATGAGACGCAGGAAGAGGTACAGGAGGAAGACGAGGCTACTCTCAGAGAGCTGCTAATAAG TCTGCAGAAGCAGGTGAGCGTGATGAGCATGAACCTGAGCGCGAAGCTGGACGAGCTGCAGCGCGGCGACCGCCAACTCGAGACGACCGTCGCGCTCTGCGAGATCCGCACGCAGCTCCAGGAGCTCACCAAGAGCGTCGAATCCTGCCAGAGCGAGGTCAGCGAGGTCAAGCGGGACATGGTGGCTATCAAG CACGAGTTGGATACCGTTCAGCAAGTGAAGGAAGAAATAGAGGAACTGCGGTCGTACGTGGATCGACTGGAGGAAAGCTCGCACCGAAGGAAACTTAGGCTTCTAGAGCAG attttttcatttatttcttGT GGGTTGACGTTCTTCCTGTCGTATGCGATACTGGCAGCAGTCCTGGGAATGCTGCAGTTCGGATATAACACTGGAGTTATAAATGCGCCAGAAAag AACATCGAATACTTCATGAAAGATGTGTACAAGGATCGATATGGCGAGGACATTTCCGAAGACTCGGTGCAGAGGCTATACTCGCTGGCAGTCAGCATATTCGCAATCGGAGGAATGCTCGGGGGCTTCAGTGGAGGGATCATTGCCAACAGATTTGGCAG GAAGGGCGGACTGCTGCTGAACAACGTTGTGGGTATCCTGGGTGCCTGCCTGATGGGCTGCACTAAGATCGCCCACTCGTACGAGATGCTGTTCGTGGGGCGTTTCGTCATCGGCGTTAACTGCGGCCTCAACACGTCCCTCGTGCCCATGTACATATCGGAGATAGCGCCGCTAAATCTGCGCGGCGGCCTTGGCACGGTCAATCAGCTCGCGGTCACCATCGGCCTACTCGTCTCCCAGGTCCTCGGCATCGAGCAGATCCTCGGCACCAACGACGGCTGGCCCGTGCTGCTCGGCCTCGCCATCTGTCCGGCTgtgctgcagctgctgctgctgcccttCTGCCCCGAGTCGCCTAG GTATTTGCTCATTACGAAGAAGTGGGAGGAGGAGGCGCGCAAGGCTCTGAGGAAGTTGCGGGCGAGCAATCAGGTGGACGAGGACATAGAGGAGATGAAGGCCGAGGAGCATGCCCAGCAGGCAGAGGCCACCATCTCCATGTCCGAGCTCATCTGCAGCCCGACCCTGAGGTCACCCCTCATCATTGGCGTCGTCATGCAGCTGTCGCAGCAGCTCTCCGGTATCAACGCT GTTTTCTACTACTCGACGGACCTGTTCACGACGTCGGGCCTGCCGCACGAGCGCGCCAAGTTCGCGACAATCGGCATCGGCATCATCATGGTCATCATGACCCTCGTCTCCATTCCACTGATGGACCGCACCGGCAGGCGGACTCTGCACCTCTACGGCCTCGGCGGCATGTTTATCTTTTCCATATTCATCACTATTTCGTTCCTTATAAAG GAGTTTTTTGGTTACGTACAGGAAATGATAGACTGGATGTCGTACCTGGCGGTCGTCTCGATCCTCGGCTTCGTCGTGTTCTTCGCGGTGGGGCCGGGCTCGATACCCTGGATGATTACGGCCGAGCTGTTTTCCCAGGGCCCGAGGCCTGCAGCCATGTCCATAGCGGTCCTCGTCAATTGGATAGCCAACTTCCTCGTTGGAATTTGCTTCCCAAGCATGAAG AACCACCTCGAAAATTACACGTTCCTACCGTTCAGTGCATTCCTAGCGGTCTTTTGGATCTTCACGTACAAGAGGGTCCCCGAAACCAAGAATAAGACCTTCGAAGAGATTCTAGCATTGTTCAGGCATGGTAATGGCAG gtTTGATCGATGA